In the genome of Campylobacter concisus, one region contains:
- the hisD gene encoding histidinol dehydrogenase, translating into MKFFHSSDADFESKFLQLVKRSDNDMSAVMPVVAGIIDEIRKDGDSALFAQIAKFDKFSVTSKSDIIIDVKEMEAAYNSLDNALRVALNLAHNRIKNYHERTKPSDWTYKDEHDILLGAKYTAVDRAGLYIPGGKAAYPSSLLMNAIPAIVAGVKEIVVCTPAPNGKVNTLLLAAMHLCGIKTAFKVGGASAIAAMAYGTETMPKVDVITGPGNIYVATAKKLVYGDVNIDMIAGPSEIGVIADDSADPRHIAIDMLSQAEHDEIASAFLITPVEAFARAVQRYIEDELKTLKREPIASASIRNKAAIIVAKDLKECFALMNELAVEHLEIATNDALSYIDDVTHAGAIFFGHFTPEAMGDYIAGPNHTLPTGGSARFYSPLGVENFMKRSSIISVSRKGIMHLGKSCMQLAEAEGLTAHKKSVAVRLEE; encoded by the coding sequence ATGAAATTTTTTCATAGTAGTGACGCTGATTTTGAGAGTAAATTTTTACAGCTTGTTAAACGAAGTGATAATGACATGAGTGCTGTAATGCCGGTAGTTGCTGGAATAATAGATGAGATAAGAAAAGATGGCGATAGTGCACTTTTTGCGCAGATAGCTAAATTTGATAAATTTAGCGTTACAAGTAAAAGCGACATAATAATTGACGTAAAAGAGATGGAGGCGGCCTACAACTCGCTAGATAATGCCCTAAGAGTGGCTCTAAATTTAGCTCACAATAGGATAAAAAACTATCACGAGCGCACAAAGCCAAGTGACTGGACATATAAAGATGAGCATGATATCTTGCTTGGTGCAAAATACACAGCGGTTGACCGTGCTGGCCTTTATATCCCAGGTGGCAAAGCGGCTTATCCTAGCTCGCTTCTTATGAATGCGATCCCAGCGATAGTAGCTGGAGTAAAAGAGATCGTAGTGTGCACTCCAGCGCCAAATGGCAAGGTAAATACCTTACTTCTTGCTGCAATGCACCTTTGTGGCATAAAGACAGCCTTTAAAGTAGGCGGTGCAAGTGCCATTGCGGCGATGGCATACGGAACTGAAACGATGCCAAAAGTAGATGTCATCACAGGACCTGGCAATATCTACGTAGCGACTGCTAAAAAGCTAGTTTATGGCGACGTAAATATCGATATGATCGCTGGTCCAAGCGAGATAGGCGTCATCGCTGATGACAGTGCTGATCCTCGCCACATAGCTATCGATATGCTCTCTCAAGCTGAGCACGACGAGATCGCAAGTGCCTTTTTGATAACGCCAGTAGAGGCTTTTGCAAGAGCGGTGCAAAGATACATCGAAGATGAGCTAAAGACACTAAAACGTGAGCCAATTGCAAGTGCTAGCATAAGAAATAAGGCTGCAATAATAGTGGCAAAAGATTTAAAAGAGTGTTTTGCTCTCATGAATGAGCTTGCTGTTGAGCACCTAGAGATCGCTACAAACGATGCTTTAAGTTATATTGATGATGTGACTCATGCGGGCGCTATATTTTTTGGACACTTTACGCCTGAAGCGATGGGAGATTATATCGCTGGACCAAATCACACATTGCCAACTGGTGGAAGTGCGAGATTTTACTCGCCGCTTGGAGTTGAAAATTTCATGAAGCGAAGTTCGATCATTTCAGTGAGTAGAAAAGGTATCATGCATCTTGGCAAATCATGCATGCAGCTAGCTGAAGCTGAGGGGCTAACCGCTCATAAAAAATCAGTTGCAGTGAGGCTAGAAGAGTAA
- a CDS encoding flagellin encodes MKLGTYTANQASGNYYLDQAKNSEKKALNAISANSEIKASGANLQIAESLLSQTNVLNEGLANANDMIGMLQIADSTLLNLSKSTDRIGELSSKLTNPTLSANEQKGIKGEINVLRNAMNDSVKEAKFNGKNIFDAELGFFTGESTKNINLGTNTLLNVKDDGSNTGEILKNINSLRSEIGSTQNAVFRGINALAARSVANANSVENLDSSDIAKSLEENLQANLKLHAASLAKAHDTTSLDAKLDKLLAE; translated from the coding sequence ATGAAGTTAGGAACTTATACTGCAAACCAGGCTTCAGGAAACTATTATTTAGATCAAGCAAAAAATAGCGAGAAGAAAGCGCTAAATGCTATCTCTGCAAACAGCGAGATCAAAGCATCAGGTGCAAATTTGCAAATCGCAGAGAGTTTGCTTTCACAAACAAATGTCTTGAACGAAGGTTTAGCAAATGCAAACGACATGATCGGTATGCTTCAAATCGCTGACTCAACGCTTTTAAATTTAAGTAAAAGTACGGATAGAATAGGTGAACTTTCAAGCAAGCTTACAAATCCTACTCTCTCAGCAAATGAACAAAAAGGCATAAAGGGCGAAATCAACGTACTAAGAAATGCTATGAATGATAGCGTAAAAGAGGCTAAATTTAATGGCAAAAACATATTTGATGCTGAGCTTGGATTTTTCACAGGTGAGAGTACAAAAAATATAAATTTAGGCACAAACACTCTTTTAAATGTAAAAGATGACGGCTCAAATACAGGTGAAATTTTAAAAAATATAAATTCACTTCGCTCAGAGATCGGATCAACACAAAATGCTGTATTTAGAGGTATAAATGCTCTAGCCGCAAGAAGCGTGGCAAATGCTAATAGTGTAGAGAACCTTGATAGCAGCGACATCGCAAAGAGCTTGGAAGAAAATTTACAAGCAAATTTAAAACTTCATGCTGCGAGCTTAGCTAAAGCTCATGATACTACGAGCTTGGACGCAAAACTAGATAAACTTCTAGCTGAATAA
- the rpoD gene encoding RNA polymerase sigma factor RpoD, which yields MSAAKDSFSQIEELFAENAKGFLTYEKLVKLLDKAPTATIVKKIEQLAKTNKVQLITSAEAAKLRNLADAKKRQENAQKSDQDIDEDLDLSGESDLLEWSRSDSPVRMYLREMGQIALLTKDEEVEISKRIELGEDIIIDAFCSVPFLIDFILDYKEPLINRERRVKELFKSFEDESENEENEDSEDDIDEEDEENEENETPKKSAKNDKRAEKVIESFKALEKAKKEWLKTANKQDKVESYDTASKMTLAFKKKILKEKLMDLGPTSKLISEIVKSMETALKSDDEFDRELKRLEYRLPMFSDELKKNHKSILKDIIKLSKEEIAARVPEATMVSTYVEIKKLFTTKEASKQGFDLEPTRLKEILEQIKRGKKISDEAKARMAKSNLRLVVSIAKRYTNRGLPFLDLIQEGNIGLMKAVDKFEYRKGYKFSTYATWWIRQAISRAIADQARTIRIPIHMIETINRINKINRKYLQEEGKEPDVSVIAKEVGLSVDKVKQVIKITKEPISLEAPIANEEDGKFGDFVEDKSSLSPIEQILKSDLREQIDDVLSQLNEREKAVISMRFGLLEDESDRTLEEIGKALNVTRERVRQIESSAIKKLKHPKVGRKLKNYIEG from the coding sequence ATGAGCGCCGCAAAAGACTCTTTTTCTCAGATAGAAGAGCTTTTCGCTGAAAATGCAAAAGGCTTTTTGACATACGAAAAATTAGTAAAATTATTAGACAAAGCTCCGACTGCTACGATAGTAAAAAAGATAGAACAACTAGCAAAAACAAATAAAGTCCAGCTCATCACATCTGCTGAGGCCGCAAAGCTTAGAAATTTAGCTGATGCTAAAAAACGCCAAGAAAATGCTCAAAAGAGCGATCAAGATATCGATGAGGATCTCGATCTTTCAGGCGAAAGTGACCTTTTAGAGTGGTCAAGATCTGATAGTCCTGTCAGGATGTATCTAAGAGAGATGGGTCAGATCGCGCTTCTTACAAAAGATGAGGAAGTTGAGATCAGCAAAAGGATTGAGCTTGGCGAAGATATCATTATCGATGCATTTTGTTCTGTGCCATTTTTGATCGATTTCATACTTGACTATAAAGAGCCACTTATCAACAGAGAACGCCGTGTAAAAGAGCTTTTTAAGAGCTTTGAGGACGAGAGTGAAAACGAAGAGAATGAAGACAGCGAAGACGATATAGACGAGGAAGATGAAGAAAACGAAGAGAACGAAACTCCTAAAAAATCAGCCAAAAACGATAAACGCGCTGAAAAAGTTATAGAGAGTTTCAAGGCCCTCGAAAAGGCAAAAAAAGAGTGGCTAAAGACTGCAAACAAACAAGATAAAGTTGAGAGCTATGACACAGCTTCAAAGATGACTCTTGCATTTAAAAAGAAAATTTTAAAAGAGAAGCTAATGGATCTTGGCCCAACAAGCAAGTTAATTAGCGAGATCGTAAAATCAATGGAAACAGCACTAAAAAGCGACGACGAATTTGACAGAGAGCTAAAACGTTTGGAGTATCGCTTGCCAATGTTTAGCGACGAACTTAAGAAAAATCACAAAAGTATCTTAAAAGATATCATCAAGCTTAGCAAAGAAGAGATCGCAGCTCGTGTGCCAGAAGCTACAATGGTCTCAACTTATGTCGAGATCAAAAAGCTATTTACTACAAAAGAGGCAAGCAAGCAAGGCTTTGATCTTGAGCCAACAAGGCTAAAAGAAATTTTAGAGCAGATCAAACGTGGAAAGAAAATTTCTGACGAGGCAAAAGCTAGAATGGCTAAGTCAAACCTCCGTCTAGTTGTAAGTATCGCAAAACGCTATACAAATAGGGGCTTACCATTTTTGGATCTCATCCAAGAGGGCAACATCGGCCTTATGAAGGCGGTTGATAAATTTGAATACAGAAAAGGTTATAAATTTTCAACCTACGCCACATGGTGGATCCGCCAGGCTATTTCGCGTGCGATCGCCGATCAAGCAAGGACGATTAGGATACCTATCCACATGATAGAGACGATAAATCGTATCAACAAAATAAACCGCAAATACCTCCAAGAAGAAGGTAAAGAGCCTGATGTAAGCGTTATCGCAAAAGAGGTTGGGCTAAGCGTTGATAAGGTAAAACAAGTCATCAAAATAACAAAAGAGCCTATAAGCCTCGAAGCTCCAATCGCAAACGAAGAGGACGGAAAATTTGGAGATTTTGTAGAGGATAAAAGCTCACTTTCTCCGATAGAGCAAATTTTAAAAAGTGACCTTAGAGAGCAAATTGACGATGTGCTTTCGCAGCTAAATGAGCGTGAAAAGGCTGTAATTTCAATGAGATTTGGCTTGCTTGAAGATGAGAGCGACCGCACACTTGAAGAGATCGGCAAGGCACTAAATGTCACTCGTGAGCGTGTCCGCCAGATAGAAAGCTCAGCTATCAAAAAACTAAAACACCCAAAAGTCGGTAGAAAACTTAAAAACTACATTGAGGGCTAA
- a CDS encoding flagellar hook-basal body protein yields MQNGYYQATAGMVTQFNRLNVISNNLANVNTIGYKRNDVVIGDFARIFKETQDELPLKNHTKDGAKFLNRTLDRVPQVSEEYTDFSAGGFKYSSNTLDFAIKRDDAFFLVDTPNGVKLSKSGSFSLDGDSYIVTKEGYKVLPSGYEAQNPGQRGIQVPQGEVLTADKNGNLYSNNNQFSKFFIAQPREIRDLKKVGDNLFESRNFDDITELEEADSVMQGYAQMSNVNPVLEMVGLIETQRLVDMYQKVMTSHMNDLNQDAVQKLALKA; encoded by the coding sequence ATGCAAAATGGTTATTATCAAGCTACTGCTGGCATGGTAACGCAGTTTAACAGATTAAATGTGATCTCAAATAACCTTGCAAATGTAAATACGATCGGCTATAAGCGAAATGATGTAGTTATCGGTGACTTTGCGAGAATTTTTAAAGAGACGCAAGATGAGCTTCCTCTTAAAAATCACACAAAAGATGGAGCTAAATTTTTAAATAGAACGCTTGACCGCGTACCACAAGTGAGCGAAGAGTACACCGACTTTAGCGCTGGAGGCTTTAAATACAGCTCAAACACGCTTGACTTTGCGATAAAAAGAGATGACGCGTTTTTCTTAGTTGATACCCCAAACGGCGTAAAACTTAGCAAAAGCGGCTCTTTTAGCCTTGATGGCGACAGCTACATCGTTACAAAAGAGGGCTATAAAGTTTTGCCAAGCGGCTACGAGGCACAAAATCCTGGCCAAAGAGGTATCCAAGTGCCACAAGGTGAGGTGCTAACTGCCGATAAAAATGGAAATTTATACTCAAATAACAATCAATTTTCTAAATTTTTTATAGCTCAGCCAAGAGAGATAAGAGATCTTAAAAAGGTCGGAGATAATCTCTTTGAGAGTAGAAATTTTGACGACATCACAGAGCTTGAAGAAGCTGATAGCGTGATGCAAGGTTATGCTCAGATGTCAAATGTAAATCCAGTTTTAGAAATGGTTGGTCTAATAGAAACCCAGCGCTTAGTTGATATGTATCAAAAGGTTATGACAAGCCACATGAATGATCTTAACCAAGATGCTGTTCAAAAACTAGCCCTAAAAGCTTAA
- the flgG gene encoding flagellar basal-body rod protein FlgG: protein MMRSLYTAATGMIAQQTQIDVTSHNIANVNTYGYKKNRAEFADLMYQVMEYAGTATSQTTTSPTGIEVGLGVRPTAINKIFSQGYFKETSNNLDMVIAGNGFFQIQLPDGTTAYTRNGAFKLDANGTIVNSDGYQLIPQITVPANATQISIGTDGTVSVLQAGEREMAQIGQIELANFINPAGLHSMGDNNYLETSASGNVVVGVAGLDGLGTIRQGFVEMSNVQLVEEMTDLITGQRAYEANSKAITTSDSMLEIVNGLKR, encoded by the coding sequence ATGATGAGATCACTTTACACTGCAGCCACTGGTATGATAGCCCAGCAGACGCAGATAGACGTAACCTCACACAACATCGCAAACGTAAATACTTATGGATACAAGAAAAATAGAGCTGAATTTGCCGATCTTATGTATCAAGTAATGGAGTACGCAGGTACGGCTACAAGCCAGACTACCACAAGCCCAACTGGTATCGAAGTGGGTCTTGGTGTGCGCCCAACGGCTATAAATAAAATTTTCTCTCAGGGATATTTTAAAGAGACCAGTAACAACCTAGATATGGTAATAGCTGGTAATGGTTTTTTTCAGATTCAACTGCCTGATGGCACTACGGCTTATACTAGAAATGGCGCTTTTAAACTTGACGCAAACGGCACTATTGTAAATAGCGATGGCTATCAGCTCATCCCTCAGATTACCGTGCCTGCGAATGCGACACAAATTTCTATCGGCACAGATGGCACCGTATCAGTACTCCAAGCAGGTGAGAGAGAGATGGCTCAGATAGGTCAGATTGAGCTAGCAAACTTTATAAACCCAGCCGGCCTTCACTCAATGGGCGACAACAACTATCTAGAAACAAGCGCTAGCGGTAACGTGGTAGTAGGCGTTGCAGGACTTGACGGACTTGGTACGATCAGACAAGGATTTGTTGAGATGAGTAACGTTCAGTTAGTTGAAGAGATGACCGATCTTATCACTGGTCAGCGTGCATACGAGGCAAACTCAAAGGCGATAACTACGAGCGATTCGATGCTTGAAATAGTAAATGGGCTTAAAAGGTAG
- a CDS encoding tetratricopeptide repeat protein: MKKIILILFCILFSWGKNLDTTKLESKCTLNNVESCTDLIYIYLDKNERDKMVAMANKACELGNPHSCLFLGNIYLQKDTLAQEKEEGLRLYNKACELKNAFACYTLALIYEAGDAGIPKDKNRAKNYYKRACELDLEEACSSLKISQ; the protein is encoded by the coding sequence ATGAAAAAGATAATTTTAATTTTATTTTGTATTCTATTTTCTTGGGGTAAAAATTTAGATACCACTAAGCTTGAAAGTAAATGCACTTTAAATAACGTAGAAAGCTGCACCGATCTTATATATATCTACCTTGACAAAAATGAGCGCGATAAAATGGTAGCTATGGCAAACAAGGCCTGTGAGCTAGGCAATCCACATAGCTGTCTATTTTTAGGAAATATATATCTACAAAAAGACACCCTAGCACAAGAAAAAGAAGAAGGGCTTAGGCTTTATAATAAGGCTTGCGAACTAAAAAATGCATTTGCTTGCTACACCCTTGCACTCATCTACGAAGCTGGAGATGCTGGTATACCAAAAGATAAAAATAGAGCAAAAAACTACTACAAAAGAGCCTGTGAGCTTGATTTGGAAGAAGCATGCAGTAGCTTAAAAATTTCTCAGTAA
- a CDS encoding AzlC family ABC transporter permease encodes MIFKYVFKLSIPIFMGYFPLGVAFGILAKSMGVSAFIAVALSTLAYGGAAQFMMLSLFSVGTSYVEVFIVSYLVNLRHTFYGISLLKEYSGIKFRLLNIALLTDETFAIFKNLGLKEASDRSFVFTWLNVLSWSYWAAGTLLGVILGDFIKADTKGLEFSLTALFIVIVIEMFKNDKNYRVLFAATFFGVLGVSLFPAKFVLVGSMALCFIFLLLFKDKI; translated from the coding sequence TTGATATTTAAATATGTTTTTAAACTATCCATTCCTATCTTTATGGGCTATTTTCCGCTTGGTGTCGCATTTGGCATTTTGGCTAAAAGTATGGGTGTTAGCGCATTTATCGCTGTGGCGCTTAGTACGTTAGCATACGGCGGCGCAGCGCAGTTTATGATGCTCTCGCTCTTTAGCGTTGGCACGAGCTATGTTGAGGTTTTTATCGTGAGCTACCTTGTAAATTTGCGTCACACTTTTTATGGAATTTCACTTTTAAAAGAGTATAGTGGGATCAAATTTAGGCTTTTAAACATCGCTTTGCTAACAGATGAGACCTTTGCGATATTTAAAAATTTGGGACTAAAAGAGGCGAGTGACCGCAGCTTTGTCTTTACCTGGCTAAATGTACTTTCTTGGTCTTACTGGGCGGCTGGGACGCTGCTTGGAGTGATACTTGGCGATTTTATAAAGGCCGATACAAAAGGGCTTGAGTTTAGCTTGACAGCACTTTTTATAGTTATTGTGATTGAAATGTTTAAAAATGATAAAAACTACCGCGTGCTCTTTGCGGCGACATTTTTTGGTGTGCTTGGAGTGAGCCTATTTCCAGCTAAATTTGTGCTTGTTGGCTCAATGGCACTTTGTTTTATATTTTTGCTTTTGTTCAAGGATAAAATTTGA
- a CDS encoding branched-chain amino acid transporter permease, with amino-acid sequence MISVSSSEMVLFVAVLLSAIATFITRATPFYALKNYKSNPYLDAIEKHMGMMIMVVLVCYGLKDTKFSEFPYGLSEIVAVFTAILMHLKFKNTLLSIVISTGIYMFLIRIF; translated from the coding sequence TTGATAAGTGTAAGCTCAAGCGAGATGGTACTTTTTGTGGCGGTGCTTTTAAGCGCCATAGCTACTTTTATAACGAGGGCAACGCCGTTTTATGCACTGAAAAACTATAAGTCAAACCCTTATTTAGACGCCATTGAGAAGCATATGGGTATGATGATAATGGTCGTTTTGGTCTGCTACGGTTTAAAAGATACGAAATTTAGCGAGTTTCCTTATGGCTTAAGCGAGATAGTAGCAGTTTTTACAGCTATTTTGATGCATTTAAAGTTTAAAAATACCCTTCTTAGCATAGTTATTTCAACCGGAATTTATATGTTTTTGATAAGAATTTTTTAA
- a CDS encoding type II asparaginase, translated as MRLIFKAVLLMILGATLAVAKPTIYILATGGTIAGSGSGSLDASYTSGTVTVDKLIAAVPDINKIATIKGEQISNIGSQDMNNEVWLKLANRINELLNSGKADGIVVTHGTDTMEETAYFLNLVVKSDKPVVLVGAMRNSGSLSADGPLNLFNAVNVAISKDSVGKGVVVTMNDEIHAAREVTKTNTTGVDTFKSPNSGKIGTVFYGNVKYYMNPIRKHTAKSAFDLEGVKELPRVDIIYSHANDNPDFVNIAVKNGAKGIVSAGLGNGNPYFSVLDALGEASKAGVVVVRDSRVGSGETTMNGEVDDAKYGFLTSDNLNAQKARVLLMLALTKTSDKAKIQEYFLTH; from the coding sequence ATGCGTTTAATCTTTAAGGCGGTGTTACTCATGATTTTAGGTGCTACTTTAGCGGTTGCAAAGCCAACCATCTACATACTAGCTACTGGTGGAACGATAGCGGGAAGTGGCTCAGGATCGCTTGATGCGAGCTATACTTCTGGAACTGTTACGGTCGATAAACTAATCGCAGCCGTGCCAGATATAAACAAGATCGCTACCATAAAAGGTGAGCAAATTTCAAATATCGGCTCACAAGATATGAACAACGAAGTTTGGCTTAAGCTTGCAAATAGAATAAACGAACTTCTAAATAGCGGCAAAGCCGATGGTATCGTCGTTACTCACGGCACAGATACTATGGAGGAGACAGCTTACTTTCTAAATTTAGTCGTTAAAAGCGATAAGCCAGTTGTGCTTGTAGGTGCGATGAGAAATAGCGGCTCACTAAGCGCAGACGGCCCGCTAAATTTATTTAACGCCGTCAATGTTGCTATTAGTAAAGATAGCGTAGGCAAGGGTGTTGTGGTCACTATGAATGACGAAATTCACGCTGCTAGAGAAGTGACAAAGACCAACACTACAGGCGTTGATACATTTAAATCACCAAATAGCGGTAAGATCGGCACAGTCTTTTATGGCAACGTAAAATACTATATGAATCCGATCAGAAAACACACAGCAAAATCAGCATTTGACCTAGAGGGCGTAAAAGAACTTCCTAGAGTCGATATCATCTACTCTCACGCAAATGACAACCCTGACTTTGTAAACATAGCTGTTAAAAACGGCGCAAAAGGTATCGTTAGCGCTGGTCTTGGCAATGGCAATCCTTACTTTAGCGTACTTGATGCACTTGGCGAGGCTTCAAAAGCTGGCGTAGTGGTAGTTCGCGACTCACGTGTAGGAAGTGGCGAGACGACTATGAACGGCGAAGTAGACGACGCAAAATACGGCTTTTTAACAAGCGATAATCTAAACGCGCAAAAAGCTAGAGTACTTTTAATGCTTGCTCTTACAAAAACAAGCGATAAAGCCAAAATTCAAGAGTATTTCTTAACTCACTAA
- a CDS encoding LysE family translocator: MDFLLFFATLAPISLMPGINMTYAMSIGMSFGYKHSFIMMTGQLLSLAFVAFCCMLGAGAVLHHFEYAFKALNIIAGLYMLYLGAMLLFGKGELSVTNVSNLPSKKQMFINGLIVCVTNPKAWIFFSALLPTFLDKDDPFSLTRMCAIAATLVFIEFCSLNIYALGGAMLKKFLQTHLRLLEICTAIIVCTIGVLLLFR; the protein is encoded by the coding sequence ATGGACTTCTTACTCTTTTTCGCTACGCTTGCTCCTATCTCGCTAATGCCGGGCATCAACATGACCTATGCGATGAGTATCGGTATGAGCTTTGGTTATAAGCACTCGTTTATTATGATGACCGGGCAGCTTCTTTCGCTTGCTTTCGTGGCGTTTTGCTGTATGCTTGGCGCGGGCGCGGTGCTTCATCATTTTGAGTACGCATTTAAGGCGCTAAATATCATTGCAGGGCTTTATATGCTCTATCTTGGCGCGATGCTTCTTTTTGGCAAGGGCGAGCTTAGCGTAACAAACGTCTCAAATTTACCAAGCAAAAAGCAGATGTTTATAAACGGCCTCATCGTTTGCGTCACAAATCCAAAGGCATGGATATTTTTCTCGGCTTTACTGCCTACGTTTTTGGATAAAGACGATCCCTTTAGTCTAACTCGTATGTGCGCGATCGCGGCAACGCTCGTTTTCATCGAGTTTTGCTCGCTAAATATCTACGCACTCGGCGGAGCTATGCTAAAGAAATTTTTACAAACGCACCTAAGGCTACTTGAAATTTGCACCGCCATTATCGTCTGCACGATCGGAGTACTTTTACTTTTTAGATAA
- a CDS encoding DsrE/DsrF/TusD sulfur relay family protein, whose product MKKFLFILTNQPYNGTDNAYNALRLAKTLKEKGEEVRIFLMNDAVDLARNSTKKPENYDVDLVAMLKELYASGAMLKVCGSCQTRCGLHAGEPYFEAEVKGSMDILSEWVRQCDQAMTF is encoded by the coding sequence ATGAAAAAATTTCTATTTATACTTACAAATCAACCATACAACGGTACCGACAACGCTTACAACGCATTAAGGCTAGCTAAAACGCTAAAAGAAAAAGGCGAAGAGGTCAGAATTTTTCTAATGAACGACGCGGTCGATCTTGCGCGAAATAGCACCAAAAAGCCGGAAAACTACGACGTAGATCTAGTAGCGATGTTAAAAGAGCTTTACGCTAGCGGCGCTATGCTAAAGGTTTGCGGTAGCTGCCAAACGAGGTGCGGTTTGCATGCGGGAGAGCCTTATTTCGAGGCTGAGGTGAAAGGTAGCATGGATATCTTATCCGAGTGGGTTAGGCAGTGCGATCAAGCGATGACGTTTTAG
- a CDS encoding DUF4299 family protein — MSVTFKVKNKKKLLGGYEKALSEREISEFIEGFCFFNSQNDEPSGLLLNENVMIAGVWQKSARGFELSYEDGKYIVRVCTPSGVGDWQTALLFLSKISAKTGSKIECDNEEIYDSEQILKFDYEADIMWGLEALKEAKEKNQMLYISGLERDVAFDAVMIDEIFASASPAAKFDEMMRQTQYLDAYSARENLYEDKDGSEIFGAYTLSENLPTILPYAPSPSWQAQEVLGERKVSRWILTLVVGVDDKDAHVLGECEYGAFMVNLPKEKYRFIDAANILVEPLSEEEMREIFKKANEA, encoded by the coding sequence ATGAGCGTAACATTTAAGGTAAAAAATAAAAAGAAGCTTTTGGGCGGATATGAAAAGGCGCTAAGCGAGCGTGAAATTTCAGAGTTTATAGAGGGATTTTGCTTTTTTAATAGCCAAAACGACGAGCCGAGCGGGCTTTTGCTAAACGAAAACGTGATGATTGCTGGCGTATGGCAAAAGAGTGCTCGTGGCTTTGAGCTAAGCTACGAAGACGGCAAATATATCGTTCGAGTCTGTACTCCAAGCGGCGTTGGCGACTGGCAGACGGCACTTTTGTTTCTTTCTAAAATTTCAGCCAAAACCGGCTCAAAAATAGAGTGCGACAATGAAGAAATTTACGATAGCGAGCAAATTTTAAAATTTGATTATGAAGCCGACATAATGTGGGGACTTGAAGCTCTAAAGGAGGCAAAAGAGAAAAATCAAATGCTTTATATCTCTGGCCTAGAGCGCGACGTGGCGTTTGACGCGGTTATGATAGATGAAATTTTTGCAAGCGCTAGCCCTGCGGCTAAATTCGATGAGATGATGAGGCAGACGCAATATCTTGACGCTTATAGCGCAAGAGAGAATTTATACGAAGATAAAGACGGTAGCGAAATTTTTGGCGCATATACGCTTAGCGAAAATTTACCGACTATCTTGCCTTACGCTCCCTCTCCGTCGTGGCAGGCGCAAGAAGTTCTAGGAGAGAGAAAGGTCTCGCGCTGGATACTTACGCTAGTAGTCGGCGTAGACGATAAGGACGCGCATGTGCTTGGCGAATGCGAATATGGCGCTTTTATGGTAAATCTGCCAAAAGAAAAATATCGCTTCATAGACGCCGCAAATATACTGGTTGAGCCGCTTAGCGAAGAAGAGATGAGAGAAATTTTTAAAAAGGCAAATGAAGCTTAG